The genome window TTCGTCGGCCGGGCGGAAAAGGCGATCGTCGGGATCAAACTCGTGATTCTCCTCTTCGTGGCCGCCGTCGGCGTCTTCAGCGTCAAAGCCGCGGCCATGGCTCCCGCCACCTGGGGAAACACCGCTTTGACCGGAACGGCGCGGGCGATCTCGCTGGTGGCGGGAGGCATGATCATCTTCGTCGCCTACGAGGGTTTCGAATTGATCGCCAATACCGCCAACGACGTCAAAAACGCCGCGCGCCTCCTCCCCCGCGCCTATTACGTTTCGGTCGGTTTCGTGATCGCCCTCTATATCGTCATTTCGATCGTTACCGTCGGCAACCTCCCCCTGAAAAAAATCGCCGAAGCCCAAGATTACGCGCTGGCCGCGGCGGCGCAACCCTTCCTCGGGCACTTCGGTTTCGTCATCATCTCGGTGGCCGCTCTCCTGGCCACCTGCTCGGCCATCAACGCCACCCTTTACGGAGCCGCCCGGATCAGCTATATCATCGCCCGGGACGGGGAACTTCCCCGGGAGTTGACGAAAAAACACATGCGCTGGGTCCCGATGCCGTTGGAAGGCCTGATCCTTACCTGCGTTTTTTCGCTCCTGGTGGCCAATTTTTTCGATCTTACCAGTATTTCCACCATGGGGTCGGCGGGTTTTCTCCTCATCTTCGCCGCCGTCAACCTCGCCAACGTCG of bacterium contains these proteins:
- a CDS encoding APC family permease, whose translation is FVGRAEKAIVGIKLVILLFVAAVGVFSVKAAAMAPATWGNTALTGTARAISLVAGGMIIFVAYEGFELIANTANDVKNAARLLPRAYYVSVGFVIALYIVISIVTVGNLPLKKIAEAQDYALAAAAQPFLGHFGFVIISVAALLATCSAINATLYGAARISYIIARDGELPRELTKKHMRWVPMPLEGLILTCVFSLLVANFFDLTSISTMGSAGFLLIFAAVNLANVVLARETSSRAWVSVVGTVVCLGALGALIWQTAATAPAQLWVLVVMFGVSVLIETVYRAATGRRITLISRSPRSCGHGR